GCCCCAGCGCGCCGGGTCAGCTTCAGCGAGTTGTTAGGCCGCTCCGATTCGGGCTGACGGGCGGCGTCGTTTCACGCTTTCGGACCTTCCTTGATCGCCTCTCGAATCGCGGCCAACAGCACCCGCGGGTCGGGATAGTCCTCGCAGAAGTTGTACCGATACGCCAGCCGGACTTCACCAGCCGCGTCGATGACGAATTCGCCAGCCATCTGCCAGGGGCTGTCTACCGCGGGGCGGCCAGATTCGTGACGATCCCGCTGGAACTTGACTCCCGTCTCGTATTGTCGATCAAGGAATTCCTCTGGCGCGTCGAATAGGACCTGCGAGGGTTTACCTTCCAGGAGACCGTAGGCATCATAGACCCGATACTGGGGATCGCATAGGATCGGCACCGGTGGCAGCTGGTACTTCTCAGAATAGGCTACAGCTCGCTCTGGCTCGCCCTGCGCTATGATGACAACG
This window of the Anaerolineales bacterium genome carries:
- a CDS encoding AhpC/TSA family protein; this translates as MSSILESQIERAEKEWLEAWKRGPTRLRWSRVPLQVGDKAPDFELPDASANPIRLSSLWKGQPLLVLFWRHFGCSCGVDRGSRLKQEYDGYVKAGASVVIIAQGEPERAVAYSEKYQLPPVPILCDPQYRVYDAYGLLEGKPSQVLFDAPEEFLDRQYETGVKFQRDRHESGRPAVDSPWQMAGEFVIDAAGEVRLAYRYNFCEDYPDPRVLLAAIREAIKEGPKA